A part of Myxococcus landrumus genomic DNA contains:
- a CDS encoding YopT-type cysteine protease domain-containing protein, which yields MKATNREELYRDSLTELSLAHRHMAQKVYDKDGVCLSLACRWIREIHAADIWMGWSLKQSPTDRLARVLLDIRDVVTRHKAYLAQRDANEAKVVQLRAWDLMRREVAALRDAKLSEGDNAAFAESVKQARGWVAHANGSWVTQPERDLAQAYGLGLEGLGSWELGDDDAARATLAKVLGKLPTSTAHLVLWRGVGAKAESHAVGLYKTHGAFWQDWYVFDPNFGEFKLNSLATAARAVWMTGAYLGMGSVRLVEARKPQAAAGAAA from the coding sequence GTGAAGGCAACGAATCGGGAGGAGCTGTATCGGGATTCGCTGACGGAGCTGTCGCTGGCGCATCGCCACATGGCTCAGAAGGTCTATGACAAGGACGGTGTCTGCCTCTCCTTGGCCTGCCGATGGATTCGGGAGATCCACGCGGCTGATATCTGGATGGGCTGGTCGCTCAAGCAATCTCCGACGGACCGGCTCGCCAGGGTCCTGCTCGACATTCGTGACGTCGTCACTCGACACAAGGCCTACCTCGCGCAGCGAGATGCGAACGAGGCGAAGGTCGTGCAGCTTCGCGCCTGGGACCTGATGAGGCGGGAGGTGGCTGCCCTCCGGGATGCCAAGCTGAGCGAGGGGGACAACGCGGCTTTTGCCGAGTCGGTGAAGCAGGCCCGGGGGTGGGTGGCGCACGCGAATGGCTCGTGGGTGACACAGCCGGAGCGCGACCTCGCACAAGCCTACGGCCTCGGACTCGAGGGACTCGGCTCCTGGGAGCTCGGCGACGATGACGCTGCCCGCGCGACGCTCGCGAAGGTCCTGGGGAAGCTCCCGACGTCGACGGCGCATCTCGTGCTCTGGAGGGGCGTGGGGGCGAAGGCGGAGAGCCACGCCGTGGGGCTCTACAAGACCCATGGCGCCTTCTGGCAGGACTGGTACGTCTTCGACCCGAACTTCGGTGAGTTCAAGCTCAACTCCCTGGCCACGGCCGCCAGGGCCGTCTGGATGACGGGTGCGTACCTGGGCATGGGCAGCGTGCGCCTGGTCGAGGCCAGGAAGCCGCAGGCCGCCGCGGGGGCCGCTGCTTGA
- a CDS encoding bifunctional metallophosphatase/5'-nucleotidase, protein MRRPVSLRAISLCLVGACSLLAGCDSDDPPTRPQPQDTSPRTLTLLQTSDLHTNIFPWDYFSGKPDAKRGLAKVATLIKKAREANPDCTLLVDTGDTIQGTPLGTYFGLVDNTPRHPMAVAMSELGYTAMAVGNHEFNYGLDVLNKFKGEVNFPVLGANVRKSADGSEALMPYVLTDVCDVKVGILGLVTPGVTTWERAENIRGLRFDDPVETARTYVPRMRAAGADVVVVAIHGGPDKQPTGSASNPSSWLADYADGSKWADRGNLPGENPAVQIAQGVSGIDVLLTGHTHQPIPKMLLKNPEGREVLLTQPNRWGSHLADVQLNVTWNGERWGVDAHDSRLHVVDEQVAADDTVTKLTQHYHDTTVSYVNQKIGTTTAAFPGGFAARYVDSPLADLLNIVQEEAAREAGFDVDLSVTAIFTNDGALPSGDVTLRDAYSIYIYDNTLYVMEINGSILRRALEMNTLYFATLDANNLPPKPEGAKAASPVVADYNWDLYSRIEYGYDLTKPAGSRLTHLRFKGAEVTDGQVFIVAINNYRAGGGGGFSMFKEGRVLWTSADGVRDYVARYMQSHQNLSPDAVNTCNFSLAPDLYTPYFGATLGAAKCAPRK, encoded by the coding sequence ATGCGTCGTCCCGTCTCGCTGCGCGCCATCTCCCTGTGTCTCGTGGGTGCCTGCTCACTGCTCGCTGGCTGTGATTCCGATGACCCGCCTACCAGGCCCCAGCCACAAGACACCTCTCCGCGCACGTTGACGCTGCTGCAGACGAGCGACCTGCACACCAACATCTTCCCGTGGGACTACTTCAGCGGGAAGCCCGACGCGAAGCGGGGCCTCGCCAAGGTGGCCACGCTCATCAAGAAGGCGCGCGAGGCGAACCCGGACTGCACGCTGCTCGTCGACACCGGAGACACCATCCAGGGGACGCCGCTGGGCACGTATTTCGGGCTCGTGGACAACACGCCTCGCCACCCCATGGCTGTCGCGATGAGCGAGCTGGGGTACACGGCGATGGCCGTGGGCAACCACGAGTTCAACTACGGACTCGACGTGCTCAACAAGTTCAAGGGGGAGGTCAACTTCCCGGTGCTGGGCGCCAACGTGCGCAAGAGCGCGGACGGCTCCGAGGCGCTCATGCCCTACGTGCTCACGGACGTGTGCGACGTGAAGGTCGGCATCCTCGGCCTCGTGACGCCCGGCGTGACGACGTGGGAGCGCGCGGAGAACATTCGCGGCCTGCGCTTCGATGACCCGGTGGAGACCGCGCGGACCTATGTGCCGAGGATGCGGGCGGCCGGCGCGGACGTGGTGGTGGTGGCCATCCACGGCGGGCCGGACAAGCAGCCCACGGGCAGCGCGAGCAACCCCAGTTCGTGGCTCGCGGACTACGCGGATGGCTCGAAGTGGGCGGACCGGGGCAACCTGCCCGGGGAGAATCCGGCCGTGCAGATTGCCCAGGGCGTGTCCGGCATCGACGTGCTCCTCACGGGCCACACGCACCAGCCCATCCCGAAGATGCTGCTGAAGAACCCGGAGGGCCGCGAGGTTCTCCTCACCCAGCCCAACCGCTGGGGAAGTCATCTGGCGGATGTGCAGCTCAATGTCACCTGGAACGGTGAGCGCTGGGGCGTGGACGCGCATGACTCGCGGCTCCACGTCGTGGATGAGCAGGTGGCGGCGGACGACACCGTCACGAAGCTCACGCAGCACTACCACGACACCACCGTGAGCTATGTGAACCAGAAGATCGGCACCACCACGGCGGCGTTCCCTGGAGGCTTCGCCGCGCGCTATGTGGACAGCCCGCTGGCCGACCTCCTCAACATCGTCCAGGAGGAGGCCGCTCGCGAGGCGGGCTTCGACGTGGACCTGTCCGTGACGGCCATCTTCACCAACGACGGCGCGCTGCCCTCGGGGGATGTCACCCTGCGCGATGCCTACAGCATCTACATCTACGACAACACGCTGTATGTGATGGAGATCAACGGCTCCATCCTCCGGCGCGCGCTGGAGATGAACACGCTCTACTTCGCCACGCTGGACGCGAACAACCTGCCCCCGAAGCCCGAGGGGGCGAAGGCCGCGTCGCCGGTGGTGGCTGACTACAACTGGGACCTCTATTCCCGCATCGAGTATGGCTACGACCTCACGAAGCCCGCGGGCTCCCGCCTCACGCACCTGCGCTTCAAGGGCGCGGAGGTCACGGACGGCCAGGTCTTCATCGTCGCCATCAACAACTACCGTGCGGGAGGCGGAGGTGGCTTCTCCATGTTCAAGGAGGGCCGTGTCCTGTGGACCTCCGCCGACGGCGTGCGGGATTACGTCGCCCGCTACATGCAGTCGCACCAGAACCTGTCACCGGACGCGGTGAACACCTGCAACTTCTCGCTCGCGCCAGACCTCTACACGCCGTACTTCGGTGCCACGCTCGGCGCCGCGAAGTGTGCGCCGAGGAAGTAG
- a CDS encoding FG-GAP repeat domain-containing protein has translation MRESGLSVLSAVATLLAFAGADAAPGSFVVDSSDGAASALAGFSRWSIDMGWCTHQGAQLFSADFNGDGRSDLLCHDSRVGNGDKFIAFARPGGRFVGTDWYRALGWCHHAGSQLHVGDFNGDGRADLLCHDTGNGDKWIAFARPDGTFVGTDWYQAMGWCSHSSGRLSVADYNGDGRSDMLCHDVSSGTKWFAYSTF, from the coding sequence ATGAGAGAGTCAGGACTGTCTGTTTTGTCAGCCGTGGCGACGCTGCTTGCTTTTGCCGGCGCGGATGCGGCGCCCGGGTCGTTCGTGGTCGATTCGAGCGATGGGGCCGCATCGGCGCTGGCGGGATTCTCCCGATGGAGCATCGACATGGGGTGGTGCACCCACCAGGGGGCCCAGCTCTTCTCCGCCGACTTCAATGGTGATGGCCGTTCAGACCTGTTGTGTCATGACTCGCGTGTCGGCAATGGCGACAAGTTCATTGCCTTTGCACGCCCGGGTGGGCGGTTCGTTGGGACGGATTGGTACAGGGCCCTGGGGTGGTGCCATCACGCGGGAAGCCAACTTCACGTCGGAGACTTCAACGGGGATGGCCGGGCGGACCTGCTCTGCCATGACACCGGAAACGGCGACAAGTGGATTGCCTTCGCACGCCCGGATGGGACCTTTGTCGGGACCGATTGGTATCAGGCCATGGGGTGGTGCAGTCATTCCTCGGGGCGGCTCTCGGTCGCCGACTACAACGGCGATGGTCGCTCCGACATGCTGTGCCATGACGTCAGCAGCGGAACCAAGTGGTTCGCCTACTCCACATTCTGA
- a CDS encoding MT-A70 family methyltransferase encodes MLLPGKRYGTIIADPPWSEQGGGRIKRGADRHYPLMSLKEIAALGPSIQAIAAPDCHLYLWTTNNFLIKAGAVVLPEWGFTYITCITWEKERMGLGQYFRGTTEHVLFARRGQPAYRRLASGKRAQGKTGFKTGDDAVQSLSERDGAWFLRQKARHSEKPSIIHEWAERVSPGPYVELFARSRHEGWDCWGDEAPSP; translated from the coding sequence GTGCTTCTTCCTGGAAAACGCTACGGCACCATTATCGCGGACCCGCCTTGGAGTGAGCAGGGTGGGGGACGAATCAAGCGCGGCGCGGATCGTCACTATCCGCTCATGTCTCTGAAGGAAATTGCAGCACTTGGACCAAGCATTCAGGCAATCGCTGCTCCCGACTGTCATCTCTATCTCTGGACGACGAACAATTTCCTTATCAAGGCGGGGGCGGTGGTCCTTCCAGAGTGGGGCTTCACGTACATCACCTGCATCACTTGGGAAAAAGAGCGGATGGGTCTAGGGCAGTATTTCCGGGGGACGACCGAACACGTTCTCTTTGCTCGAAGAGGGCAACCCGCCTACCGGCGACTCGCTTCTGGAAAGCGGGCGCAAGGTAAGACTGGCTTCAAGACTGGGGATGATGCTGTCCAGAGTCTGAGCGAACGGGACGGCGCGTGGTTCTTACGCCAGAAGGCAAGGCACTCCGAAAAGCCAAGCATTATCCATGAATGGGCTGAGCGGGTGAGCCCTGGTCCCTACGTCGAACTCTTTGCGCGGTCGCGCCATGAGGGATGGGACTGCTGGGGCGACGAAGCGCCTTCACCATGA
- a CDS encoding PKD domain-containing protein: protein MAVATGAVVVLLCGLGLVLPERDGGALEPRSPVPSSPVALDASVEEVRAPVADRGPLAVVPMPSAVSGEALATALGEERVVLASSTVIERIEMDRPWVCAGGQVSLAARVGGTSEAGALYRWVWPGQETGAELHPGARLQWRAPASSGPAFVRFQVCKDLGGRRVGVLAEQVLRIEVRDCTDAASREELEVAVIQRTNEAFLFRAVSPEAVSLTGYSWDFGDGRSAVSAGPEVEHVYDTRTPDVRTFTVRLTAVQHTGSPLSATAFVSVRGQPLSDELLPATLTLSRTSASAELWRSEVAVDVPEEGDVTWERVERMTLHWDDQVEVTTRDWHDLITVEEERGRGAFRGFVEVRPSELASTVKQVVDVLHGRYAAGAGVSLSWASFKRESSRSAEARPPLK from the coding sequence GTGGCCGTCGCCACGGGGGCTGTCGTGGTGTTGCTGTGCGGCCTGGGACTGGTGCTCCCCGAGCGTGACGGTGGGGCGCTGGAGCCACGCAGCCCGGTGCCCTCGAGCCCCGTGGCGCTGGACGCTTCAGTGGAGGAGGTGCGGGCTCCTGTCGCTGACCGGGGCCCTCTGGCGGTGGTGCCCATGCCCTCGGCGGTCTCTGGAGAAGCCCTGGCGACGGCCCTGGGCGAGGAGCGCGTGGTCCTGGCCTCCAGCACCGTCATCGAGCGCATCGAGATGGACCGGCCCTGGGTCTGCGCGGGTGGACAGGTCTCGCTGGCCGCGAGGGTGGGAGGTACGTCGGAGGCTGGAGCCCTCTACCGGTGGGTATGGCCGGGACAGGAGACGGGGGCCGAGCTGCATCCGGGGGCTCGCCTCCAGTGGCGTGCGCCGGCCTCGTCGGGCCCGGCGTTCGTGCGCTTCCAGGTGTGCAAGGACCTGGGAGGCCGCCGTGTCGGCGTGCTGGCCGAGCAGGTGCTCCGAATCGAGGTCCGAGACTGCACTGACGCCGCGTCACGCGAGGAGCTGGAAGTGGCCGTCATCCAGCGCACCAACGAGGCCTTCCTCTTCCGCGCCGTGTCGCCCGAGGCCGTGTCCCTGACGGGATACTCCTGGGACTTCGGTGACGGACGGAGCGCGGTCAGCGCGGGGCCCGAGGTAGAGCATGTCTACGACACGAGGACACCAGACGTGCGGACCTTCACGGTGCGGCTCACGGCTGTGCAGCACACGGGCTCCCCGCTGAGCGCCACGGCCTTCGTCAGCGTGCGCGGGCAGCCGCTGTCGGACGAGCTGTTGCCAGCGACACTCACGCTGTCACGCACGAGCGCGAGCGCGGAGCTGTGGCGCAGCGAGGTGGCCGTGGACGTCCCGGAGGAAGGCGACGTCACCTGGGAGCGAGTGGAGCGAATGACGCTTCACTGGGATGACCAGGTGGAGGTCACGACACGCGACTGGCACGACCTCATCACGGTGGAGGAGGAGCGCGGCCGAGGCGCCTTCCGAGGCTTCGTCGAGGTGCGGCCGAGTGAGTTGGCATCGACGGTGAAACAGGTCGTGGATGTCCTCCACGGGAGATACGCCGCAGGCGCGGGGGTCTCGCTCTCGTGGGCCTCGTTCAAACGGGAGTCCTCCCGCTCGGCCGAGGCTCGACCTCCGCTCAAATAG
- a CDS encoding polysaccharide lyase translates to MRTKNLSVVAGVALLALGLVAEAASLFRNTGTLSGWNSVSREHRGSVNEVTNVTHEGPTALKMTQVYDAAYSGRYHSEVMRSNVYRRGDTGFYGFAFRLQADWQFQPQSYNIAQFIADFSNTGCDDYMPSTMVWLSGNQLFTRVKQGTVCNQKTVTFGNLATVTAGEWHKVVIQAKWATDGTGFFKMWFDGTKVLEQYNLNTTVADDRYFQFRVGLYANGWHDNGYMQGSQGTRSIWFDEIGVGTTFADADPAQW, encoded by the coding sequence ATGAGAACCAAGAATCTGAGTGTCGTTGCTGGAGTCGCGTTGCTGGCGTTGGGGCTGGTCGCGGAGGCGGCGTCGCTCTTTCGCAACACGGGCACGTTGTCTGGCTGGAACTCCGTCAGTCGGGAGCACCGGGGTTCGGTGAACGAAGTGACGAACGTCACCCATGAGGGACCGACGGCCCTCAAGATGACGCAGGTCTACGACGCGGCCTACAGCGGCCGGTACCACTCGGAGGTGATGCGGAGCAACGTGTACCGCCGAGGGGACACGGGCTTCTATGGCTTCGCGTTCCGGCTCCAGGCGGATTGGCAGTTCCAGCCGCAGTCCTACAACATCGCGCAGTTCATCGCGGACTTCTCCAACACGGGCTGTGACGACTACATGCCGTCGACCATGGTGTGGCTGTCGGGCAACCAGCTCTTCACGCGCGTGAAGCAAGGCACCGTCTGCAACCAGAAGACGGTGACGTTCGGCAACCTGGCCACGGTGACCGCCGGCGAGTGGCACAAGGTGGTGATTCAGGCGAAGTGGGCCACGGATGGAACGGGCTTCTTCAAGATGTGGTTCGACGGGACGAAGGTCCTTGAGCAGTACAACCTGAACACGACGGTGGCGGACGACCGCTACTTCCAGTTCCGCGTCGGCCTGTACGCCAATGGCTGGCACGACAACGGTTACATGCAGGGCAGCCAGGGGACACGGAGCATCTGGTTCGACGAGATTGGCGTGGGCACGACCTTCGCCGACGCCGACCCGGCGCAGTGGTAG